One stretch of Anas acuta chromosome W, bAnaAcu1.1, whole genome shotgun sequence DNA includes these proteins:
- the LOC137847328 gene encoding olfactory receptor 14A16-like, whose translation MSNSSFPTEFLLLPFADTRELQLLHFGLFLGIYLAALLGNGLILTAIACNHRLHTPMYFFLLNLALIDLGSISTTVPKAMANSLWDTRTISYAGCATQVFMFVVFLTAEFSLLTIMAYDRYIAICNPLHYGTIMDSRTCVNMAAAAWGSTILYAVLHTVNTFSLPLCQGNALDQFFCEIPQILKLCCSDAYLQEVGLLVVSACLLFVCFLFLVLSYVQIFRAVLRMPSEQGRHKAFSTCLPHLAVVSLFLSTVMFAHLKPSSISSAYLDLLVSFLYSVVPPVVNPLIYSMRNQELKDALRKLMCCCVSESRTFPSSSSYD comes from the exons atgtccaacagcagcttccccacagagttcctcctcctgccatttgcagacacacgcgagctgcagctcctgcactttgggCTCTTtctgggcatctacctggctgccctcctgggcaacggcctcatcctcacagccatagcctgcaaccaccgcctccacacccccatgtacttttTCCTCCTCAACCTTGCCCTCATCGACCTGGGctccatctccaccactgttcccaaagccatggccaactccctctgggacaccaggaccATTTCCTATGCAGGTTGTGCCACCCAGGTCTTTATGTTTGTTGTCTTTCTCACAGCAGAGTTTTCTCTCCTTACCATCATGGCTTATGATCGgtacattgccatctgcaacCCCCTGCACTATGGGACAATAATGGACAGCAGAACTTGTGTcaacatggcagcagctgcctggggcagtaCTATTCTctatgctgtgctgcacactgtcaataccttttcccttcccctctgccaaggcaatgccctggaccagttcttctgtgaaattccccagatcctcaagctctgttgctcagatgcctacctccAGGAAGTTGGGCTTCTTGTAGTTAGTGCctgtttattatttgtttgttttcttttccttgtgctgtcctatgtacagatcttcagg gccgtgctgaggatgccctctgagcagggccggcacaaagccttttccacgtgcctccctcacctggccgtggtctccctgtttctcagcactGTCATGTTTGCCCACCTGAAGCCCTCCTCGATCTCTTCTGCATACCTGGACTTGttggtgtcatttctgtactcggtggtgcctccagtagtgaaccccctcatctacagcatgaggaaccaggagctcaaggatgccTTGAGGAAACTGATGTGTTGTTGTGTTTCAGAATCAAGAACTTTCCCTTCATCTTCTTCATATGACTGA